A section of the Lusitaniella coriacea LEGE 07157 genome encodes:
- a CDS encoding type II toxin-antitoxin system VapC family toxin — protein MGMSYLLDTHILLWWLFDDKRLKLPSRDLIQNPKNNILVSSASAWEIATKYRIGKLPEAKPIVENYAELLTQAKFQELTITSAHALRAGNLPIAHRDPFDRIIMAQAEFENIPVITDDKAFQTGLIQIIPDPQ, from the coding sequence ATGGGAATGAGCTACCTCCTCGATACCCATATTTTGTTGTGGTGGCTTTTTGATGACAAAAGGTTAAAGCTCCCCAGTCGAGATCTAATTCAGAACCCGAAAAATAATATCCTTGTCAGCAGTGCTTCCGCTTGGGAAATTGCCACCAAATATCGCATTGGCAAACTCCCGGAAGCTAAACCGATCGTGGAAAACTATGCAGAACTCCTCACCCAAGCTAAATTCCAGGAACTGACCATTACCTCAGCCCATGCCCTGAGAGCCGGAAACTTGCCGATCGCCCATCGCGACCCTTTCGATCGCATAATTATGGCTCAAGCCGAATTCGAAAACATCCCCGTCATCACCGACGACAAAGCCTTTCAAACCGGACTTATCCAAATCATTCCCGATCCTCAGTGA